The genome window AACGGGAGCCACCTCATCGAGCATTTCGAAGCTTGAGAAGAGAACTGACACTCGCGTCGCTACGCTCCGACGCTACGTGGAGGCGCTCGGAGGTGAGCTGGAACTCGTGGCGCGATTTCCGGAGGGGAGTGTGGTGATCAGGCAGTTTGGGGGACACGTGGGGTAGGAATGGGTTGTCACCCTGAACGAAGTGAGGGGGCGGAGCATCGCTGCATTGGTGAACTTCGCCCCCTCACTTCGTTCAGGGTGACAGCGCTGGAGTGGTGCGCCGCGCAAGGCACGGCGCCAGCGCCCTCACGCCACCTTCTCATCCGCCCCCGGCGCCGGCGGGATGCTTCCGACGACGCCGTCTTCGATGTCGTGTTTGGTGAACGGTCCGAAGACATTGCGGGTCGCCTTCCACGCCGCGAGCAGGTCGGGGTCATCGCTGAAGCGGGCGGTGTTGAGACCATCGAGCACGCCAACGAGGCCAATGCACTGATCGGCGATGTGACCGAAGTCGGCGCGGGCGCCGATGTGATTGCGGCGTCCGGCGTCGAGGTCGAGCGACGCGGCGAGAAAGGCCGCGATGCTCTTGGTCAGGTCTTCGATGAAGGTGGTGCCGAGGCCGGCTTTCACGAGCAGGTCCTGCTGGTCGGTCGCCTGCTGGAGCAGGGTGCGGGCGATGCCGAGGAAGACGCGGTTGGGGCCGTTGTACTGGGGGCCGACGAACTTGCCGGCGAGGTCGGGGTTCTCCTTGGCGGCGAAGTCGGCGACGCGGACGAGGTGGCGGAGCCGTTCGCGGACATCCTGGCGCAGCTTCTTGCGGCGGGCGACGGCGGCGTGTTCGCCGACGGCGCCGCTGCGCTCCTGGGAGATGATGCTGTCGAACTTGGTCACCAGGGCCGCAAGCCGGGCGACGACGCCGGCGTGACTCTCGTCGGTGGCGGGATAGGCGCGTTCGAACGCGAGGGCCTTCCCTGCCATCGACATCTTCCTGCGGATGATCGCCTGCATACCGACCTCCATTGCTGTGGTCCCCTGCTGGGGCGAGAGCCACGTGCGATTTTTGTGAGGAAGAGTGTCGCGAACCGGTGCCCAAGCCGCCGGGCGACGGGGACCGAAGCGCTAGTGGCGTGCCAGCAGTGGACGATGGATGACAGATGGTAGATGACAGATGACAGATGGAGCTGAAAGCGGCGCGGGGAGTGGGTTTGCGGAGGTGGGCGGATTTCGGCGGCGAATTCATGCGCAAACTTCTGGCCATTCTGTGAGCGTCCAGATTTCTGGACAGTGTGACCAGGAGAAAGGTCAGTGCGGCCGAGTTGATGGAGGTGAACGCGGGCGAGATGGAGGTGGTGGGCGGCGAGATGGTCCTGTGCGGTGGCGAGATGGTGGTGGCGCCGCGCTTTCTCGAGGTGAACGCCGGCGAGATGGTGGTGGACGGTCGCGATCTCCTGCTGGCGCCGCGCGTGCGCGGCGCGGATGCTCGCTTGATGGAGGTGCCAACCGGCGAGATGCTCCCTGCGACCGCGAAGATGCTGTTGGCGCCCCGCTTCCTCGTCCCCGTTCCCCACTTATTGAAGGTGAACGCCCGCGAGATGGTGTTGAACGATCGCGATCTGCTGCCGTCAAACCGCTTTCTCCTCCCTCACGCCCACTTTCTGCTCCCTCACGACGACTTTCTGGACCCTCACGCCCGCGATATGGCGCTGAACATCGGCGAGATGGTCCCGCGTGTACTGGATCTGGACATAGAAATCGAATTGATGGTCGTGAATGGCGAGTTGGTGGGGTTCGGGGCGGCGGGGAGGGTGCTCGCGCCTGCGTTTGTCATCCTGAGCGAAGCAGCCCGAAGGGCTGCGCAGTCGAAGGAGCACCCTCGAACGGCCCCCCCGGCGCCAAGGCCTGATTCGAAAAGGCGAACGCCACCTCGGAGGAAATCCTCGTCAGCGGCGCTCGGGCCGACAGCTGAGCTGTCGGGGGGTGCCGAGAAGCTGTGAAAGTGTTGGGAGGCTGTCAAGTGATGGCGTCGGCCGCCGCTGATACATCTGCTCGGCCCACAGCCAGCGTCGCGAGGTCTTCCGCCGCTTTCAGGAAGGAGCGGGCCGTCGTGCGGTATTTCCCTGCGCTCGCTGGCGCGACCCGCTTGCTACGATCAGCGCGGGTCATCGAGCAGGCGGTCGAAATCCGACTCCGTGCCTGCGACCTGTCGTGCCGACCGAAGTGCCTCGATCAATGGGCTCGACGCCGCGGCGAGCCGCCTGAGTTGTGGCTGACTTATCACCACCGGTGACAGCACCCTCCCAAAACGGCGGTCGAACATCTTGCGCGACCGTTCGCTGAGCCTGGTCAGCATCGGATCGACCAGCGTTTCGGTGCCGACGACCACGGCAAGATCGACATCACTGTCCGGCTGATCGGTAGCCTGCGCCGTGCTCCCGAAGAGGCCAGCCCAGAGCGGTGGTGATTCGGCATCGACTTCCACCAGGTCCCGCAGAGTGTCAAAGAATTCATCGATGGTTGTCCGCTCACCCTTGAAGAGTTTGAACACCGCGTGCCGGGCGAGGGCGTTGTGCGGGTTGAGCTGATAGAGCGATTGGTTGCCAATGTCTCTCCGGCGGACCACGCCGACCGCTACCAGATCACGCAGCGCGAGGTCGATTGGACGCTTCGACATTCCGACGCGCCTCCCCGCCTCGCGGCCCGAGACAGGTTCGCGGGTGGAGGAGAAGAATCGGAGGAGGCGGACCTTGGCCTGAGAGCCGAGGCAGTCGTCGAGGGGAGAGGAGATGAGGGACATTTGGCCTCCGATTGATCGCAACGAACCCACGTGGGGCCTTAAAGCACCCGAATGGGTTAAAAAATGACCCACTCGAGATGGGACTGCAAGGCTCGGGAGCACGCGTAGAAATGGTCCCCCTAAAGTCCGCCCCAATTATTAGGGTACGAAATGCCCCGCCCCCGCTGCCGCTTCGAGTACCGCTACCGCGACGCCGGGAATTACCAGGGGCGGGGGTGGGTGGTGCTGTGGGGGGAGGCTAGCCATGAGAATGAGGCGCGGATTCGGGCGGTGTTGATCGAGGGGAGCTGGTTTGTGACGGAGGTTGCGGCCTAACTTCGCCCCAGAGCTCGGCGTAGCCTTGAAAGCGTCCCGGCATTTCCTAGTCGACATTCCCAGATCCGTAGGACCTTCCAGCCGCAAGCCCGAAGCTGGCGCGCGACACGGCGATCGCGTCGTCTGTTCCCTTCGACCTTTGCCTTCCAGAACTCCGGGTTATGTCGGGGCGCCTGATAGCAGTTCGGGCATCCGTGCCAGAAGCATCCATCAACAAAAACCGCGACCTTGGAACCCGGCCATGCGAAATCGGGCCTACCGGGCAGTGGGAGGTGGCGACGCCAGCCGGACATCCTGAACAACCGCAAAGCGGCGGCCAAACGAAGCTCGGTGCTCGCGTTCCCCTTGCCTCGGATCGAGGCCATGGTCCGAGCGCGGCCAGGGGTGACAGCAACCGGACCCGCGAGCATTAGCGGTTGAGCGCTTTGCGCCCGTCGGGCGTCGCCATAACTCGCTCATTCACTTCAGTCGCGAGCCCAACGCGAATCAGTCGCTTCACCGCCTCGTCCACCCGACTCGGGATTACACCGCTTACTTCCTGCAGTTCCGCCAGGAGGGCCCCCTTTTCCTCGCTCCCCATCCGCCGGAGAAGTAATAGCTGGCCATATCCTATGGTCTCGACGAACTTCGCTGGTCGCGTACCAGCGGTAACAATCGCGCAGAACTCCGAAAGCGCCGCAATCCGTTTCGAAAGTGCATCGGGCAACCCAGTCAATTGCCGAATAGCGGAGACCCGCGTAGCATCCGGTCCGTTGCCGTGGATGATTTTGGTTGCAAGGTTTGATTGGACCGTAGGTGGGAAGTCACCGGGATTTTGACTGGACAGTAGAACGCCAACCCCATACGCACGGCATTCACGTGTGAATGCCTCGAGGTCAGGTGAGTCGAGCACCCAGTGTGCCTCGTCAATTACGATCAACTCCCTAAGCGTCGTAGCGTGTTCTTGCGCGTTTAGGTAACGATGGGCAGAGTAGATCAGCAGGTGCGCAAGGGTCTCCTTGACCCGCTGGGATTGAATCTGACTCAGGTCAAGGACCAACTTTCTCGAAAGCAGTGAACCGAAAGGCACATCCCGAAATCTATTGCGGAAAATCCCGAGGTCGAACAGTGGTGTCAGCCGGGTGAAGGCCTTCGGGTCGGCCGCCTCGAGTTCGCGCGCGATGTCGTTGAAATCCGGCCACTCGACAAGTTCCGCAACACTTGGTCTGGTGGATGGATTTACTCCTCGTTCTAGGTATGCTTTCCTCATTGCCGTTCGTAACGCGTTACCCGCCTGCTGCTCGCCGAGACCGTACGCTCGTTGCAGGGCAGCCTGTACTCCCGAGATATGTTGTGGTAAATCGAAGTAAGACTCCCCGGTCCCAGGGTGCGTCGAGGCAGCGGGAATCATCGGGTTGAATGGGAGCCCATCGTGAGCAATCCATTGCGGTTCGAGGCTCGCCTGCCGTAGGAACTCCTGGTCACTCGCAAAGTCATTCTTGAAATCGAGAAAGAGCAGTGGAAGATTTCGTTCTGCCAACTGCACCGCAATCGACTTGATCAGCTGTGTCTTACCCTTACCAGACGATCCAGTAACCATCAGGTTGTAATTCTCTACCCCCTGTCCAATATCTTCGGTGTCGAAAGCCACAATCTCGTGATCCTCGGTGATCCCGAGTGACGCGCGGGACCCAGCGCGGGGAAGCGCAAACACCACAGCGTCCAGTACAGGGCTAGCTTGGATTTCACCTGCTCCGGTGATCGGCGCCGGGTCGAGTGCCACCGGGACATGAGTGGAACTTGGATCCGTACCCACGCCTGGGGCAGCAGAGACGTTAGCCGCAGCTGACGAGGCCACTAGCGCCTCGCAGAACCTTGGGATCCCAACAATGGCTTCAGAGAACGCACCGTCATTCAACATGCGGGGGAAGTGAGAGGGGCCCAGCTTCACCCACCAGGCATCGCACCCGTTTACCAACTGAATGGCCTGGGGACGGCAATCCGTGCGACCCTCTTCAGTTGATACAAGCAGCGCCTTGGTCCTCGCCTGCCGCACCTGATACTCACCACGAAGAATGGCGCCAAGAATCTCTCTCTGAACCAGCGGCGGGATTTGTCCAAGGCGAAGACCATGCTCAACGAGCTTGGCGATGACCCATCTATGCGCCGAACTACTCGCACCTCGCCTAGCGAGCATTTCGACGCGATCTACCGTGACCTGAGCCTGTCCGGCAAAAGCAGTCGCCTCCGCGAGCGAAATCTCTCGGTTCCTGTACTTACTTTCGATGCCGGTGAAGCGAAGACTCAAGGGTCCCGTCTCCGACCCAGCAAGTTGGATATGAATCGCCAACAAATCGCAGAATCGTCGGTCCGTGGCCTCGCCGCGGTCGTCTCTCGGTTGGACTCCGTCCTTCCCTAGCACGTCAGTGAAAGAGTCTACAGGAAGGACAATCACAGTGGACTGATCATCACAATTGCCGCGCAGGCTTTCAACCACTCGTGCAGCCCCGATCAACCCGATCACACCCAGTGCACTTGTGCGGCTTCGGTATGTCTCGTTTCCCACGCCAATCCCGATGCTGACCAATACTCGCATCGCGTCTTCAGCGGCCGCCGACGTAGGTAGAAACGACCCCTGGATGAGGTCAGTGAAACCACGCGGTAAAGCCGAGATGATATAGAATGACTCAAATCCACCGGTAGGTGAGATTCGATAGTCCCAGAGGAATCTCTCTTTCCCTGGATTGGCTAGTGAGGCACGGCTCCATTTCAACAGCACCGCCGGATCGGCGTGCCCGCCGGGAATGACAACCCAACGAGCATGATCGGTTCCATCAACAGGCAACCGCCACTTAGTGGACCTTAGTGCACCTCCCGCTTCTTGCGCGCCGACAAGGGCAGCCAGAAACGCCCCAGATGCTCCGGTTGCTTCGGGGTCCAACGAGCTTGTTTCATCGGACGCCGAGCTAGGTACTGTATGCAGTCCTGCGGCCACTTCGCGCGATGGGATCATCAGAATGCATGAATCTCCGCGCCCCCTCGCGACTGTTAGCCGAGCGCTCACATCGGCTATCGGCTCAAAGTCTGGGTGTGCCTTTGAACCCGCCAGCACGAGATCGACACGGGATTCCATGTCACTCACCCCGGAATAAATACAAATAGGAGGTTCAGTCCAGCTCGGACTGTTGTCCTCGCTCGGCACCACTCCAGGGATGTGCAAGTGAATACCACCAGGTAACGATTGAGCCCTACTGGTGGAATTGCCATCGGAATCGAAGAGGAACGGACGCACCAAGTCCATTACTCGCTCCTCATCGTAGGACCCATCAACCCTAGCAACGATGGCGCGCCGTGACGGAAACGCCCGCATGTAGAGTTCGAGGTACTTCGCGATGTCGACACCGGCCGGCTCCGGAGCCAGGCTCGCCTCGACCCCAAATGCGTTCATGATCAAGTGTTGAGCCTGATCGAGCGACTCACCTTTTGATTCCGCAACAGCATACCAGCCCGCATCCTCCGTAGGCCCGGAGTAGAACGGAACGGGAAGGGTATCCGGCCCGAGGCCAGGCATCCAGCGAAAGGACGTTACCCTGGCAAAGACTTCGACCAACAATCTGACGTCGGGATCTGGACCTGCTTCTGCGATGAGTTGCAGAATGTTCGCTTGCGTGAAATACCGGCTGGCTACGACAAGCGGGTGCCATGGTCCGAGCAGAGCACAGCGGGGCCCGGACCCGACATGCACGACGCAATCGAGGTTCGCGAACAGGAATTGATGGGAATAGCTCCGGCTCTGCGCGGCCCCACGAAGACTATGGAGTATTCGCCTGTACGATTCTAGATAACCTTCCAGCGCGGCTTCGACCGCCGCCCGCGAGGATGGATCAGGATGAAAGAGCGGGAGGGACGCATACAAGGCTCGTCCGGCAGACGTACTGCTACTGAACTGAGTCTGAATTATTCCCATGAAGGTCGCACGGGCTGTAGCATAATCAACTAGGAGTGCCCGATCTTCCAGGGACTGGGGTTCCTCGATCCTGAGAGCTGCCGGCAGGGACGCGAGTGTAGTGTCATTGAGATACCGTATCACACCATGCACGTGGACGTGCGACGAGGCGTAGCTGACTGAATTGAAGTTGATCAGGACCGGCAAAACGGATTCTTCCGAAACACCATGCTCGAACACCGAAGCCAACTCAATCAAGAATTGGTAGGCTTGCGAGCGCGGCGTTCCTATGAACGCGTCGCTGGATCGCTTGTTCGTGAAGACCTCATGGGCTTCTGAAACGCGCTGACGGCTGCCATGCCGAAGAGCGTGCAGTAGGGCGTCGTGTACTGTGGCAGGACCTCGTCGCCTGTCACCGCCCACTAGTAGGCCGGCAAAGGGCTCCCCATCAATACTTACCGAAAGCACGCTTCCATTGCCAGCGATCGAAAACCCCTTAGCACCGAGCGAAAGCATTGGAAACCGATCAGTGACCATTGCTAGCTCCGACGACGTTCCATCGAACTCGGCGTGCGTCAGCACTTGTTCCCTGAAGGGAGGGAAGTGAAGCGTCGTGCCATGGTCCGCAGGAATCGACCCAAGCTCCCCAACCTCAGGCAACAACTGAAGGAGTTCGACCTTGTCGGAGCCCCCAGCTACCGTTCTCTCCGAAATGACGAGTGGCGTCGTCGTACACGAAATGAGGAATAGGGTCATTTCGGACCGAAATCGCCCACTTGAGGAACTCACGTCGACCCTTACGACTTGCTTCAGTTTTGCCTTTAGGCCAGCCAAGTCGAGCTGCATTTCGAATGCGTCTTGGGGTACCGTCGTCTCGGCTCTTCCCAGAGTACGTCGCCCCACTGACGCGACGACTTCATATCGCCCGACTGGCCCGGTTAGCCTGATCTTGAGTGTGGGATTCTGTACTTCTGTGCAAGCCATGCTTTTTCCAGTAAGGCTGATGAAGCAGGCACCCGACTCGCAGCCATGCCAACTTATCGACGCCTCGAGCTCCTCCGAGCCGATAGTCGCTTCATCAAGGAATAGCCGTCTAAGCACTGCAAGCGAGAGCAAGCCCCAGTCGTCTATTGACCAGTCCTCAGAAGCTTGGAGTCCCTGAGTCAGGGCGAGTACGCCCGCTGGCTGCATGGCCAGCGCGCCAAGGCGATCCAAAAAGCGGGAGATGGTTTCCTGAAGTAGATCGACATCGAGCTCTAGTTCTGCAGCAACGGTGCGCGCGCGCTCTGACACAATTCCACGGATGTTGGGTTCACGAAGCCGTGTAAGAAGTGTCTTGCCCACGACCTGACGGCACGCTTGAATGTGGTCCCGAATCCCATCCGGCGTTGTTGACGCACTGTCTCTCGGGATTCCGATCGCGTAGCACAGATATTCGATCCGGGCAATGTCCGAAATATCAGGTGGACAGGCCTTCGAGAGGAGCTTGTCGAAGAGAAACGCTGCCCTCCCTTCTTGCCAGGGCTCCAAGTCGTGAACCACCGCCTGAATCACATCGATACAGAGTCGTTCCCAGACAGGGTTGGTGAACCCCCAGGCCGCGACACACGAGGGGAGAACGGCTTGGTCAAAATCAAAAACGGACTGGCCGCCCGGAGCCCAGGGCCATTCGTTGGCAAAGGCAACCGACCTGATCGCGCCGCCCGTTCCGGACATGCTGTCCTGAAGGTGGGAGAGCGTCCCAGGCATCAAGACCAAAAGGAAGCTTCCCTCGCGAACTGTTGTCAGCGACTCAGGAAGGAGCCGTTGATCGGTCTCACTCGGACCCTCAGTCGAGCCCGGCAGAAGAACCCGGTATGAGGGGAGTCGTAACGACCTCAACATGGCATGGAGCTCGACGGCCACCCTTTCAGTCGGGCAGGGGATGACAATCCGAAACTCTCGCATCCCATTCTCAGCCATTGAAGCGGCAACCCCAGCCATCGCCTTTACGAGCGGATTGACTGACATCTAGTTGCCTCCCCCGACACTCGAGGTATACTCGACGGACACCATCACTGCCGAGCCCGCGTCCGGGGCCCCTCGCAAAAGACCGAGCTGCTCAAGTCGTTTTATCAAGTCAGTCCGAGCACCGCCTGCTCGCGCAAAGTCGATGCCGTATTCCCCGAAGTGCCGCTCGATTCGGGAGAGGGGGACCACCCTGGCTACCCTGCCATCTTGGTCTACGGCTGCCAGATGGGCGAAGAGCGATAGCAGCCTGCTCGATGGGAAGACGCGGTAGAGCCGCTGTACCGTCGGAGCACGGTGAAGTAGGAAACCATTGTCCGTGCTATCGGCCCTATCGTCAGTCAGGACTCGCAAGAACTCGTCTAAATTGTTTCCTGTCGTCCCCTGCGCGAGCGGGTCACGCCAGGCCTTCGCACCTTCGGAGGCTCGCTGCACCCCTCGGAGAAGTTCCTCCCCCTGCTCTCCGGGAAACGCCTCCTGTAACGCTCGGGAGAGTTCGGTAACAGGTAGAAGTCCGCTTCCGGCGAAAGTGGACAAGATCCGCCCTTCAAGCACCTGCGCCACTGAGCCGTTCGCCGCGCCCGCATGCAATAGCGCATTCAGCTCGACTCGTGCGGCCATAAACTCCGCCACGCGCGTTGGAATCGGATTACACAATGTTTCGGTCGGGTCGAGTAGTCCGATGTTGCGCGAGCCAATTCGAGCGGAGAAACCTTCCGGGTCCGGAAGTGGTCCACCGCAAAGCCCTTCTCGAAGCGCATCGCGAACAATCGCTGTCATTCGCATCTGTGCAAGAAGCCACATGCCTGCCGAAACACAGAGAAACGCCTTGAGGACCTGGATCCATTCGAGCCGTGGGATCTTCGGCTCAAGGCGACAGATGGCTCTCCAATCATTGGCTATGTGTATTGCCAAGCCGTCTGGCGACGATCCGTTCAGCCCAGACGGAATTGCGAACTTTGATCTCTGAAAACGTTCGGCAAGCCAGGACGTCGCTTGTTCTGTCCCGAACATTTCTGGAGGTAATTCGGCAGCGTTTGCAGCAATATGCAGCAAATCGCGAGGCTCGAGCGCCCCACCATCCAGTGCCACTACTGTCTGGTTCGCTAGCTCATTCGCTTCTCGCTGTCGATCACTCGGCGACAATGAGCTCGCCAATGCCCCATCCAGCAACAGCTGCCTCAGCGCGACATCTGACTGTTTTCGAAACCACCCGTGCGCAGCCAACCGGGGAAATGCCGGAGCGTAATAATGATTGGTTTGGTTGGATTTGGTTGCACTCGCCCTCCGCTTAGTGCGACCCCGTAAGGAGTAGAGAACAGCTCGCGCCTCGTTGCCTATCAGAAGGGTGTCCGGGTCGAGATTTCGTTGTTTGGTGTCGACGGGAGTACCCGTATGTCGATTCGCCCCGAAGAAGACCTCGCGGAAGAGCTCTAGCACCAATTCCTCTGGAGCGTTCCGCAATCCTGTTGTCGGAACGGCAAAGAAACTCTCCTTATAAGCTGCGTGCGGTTCGACTTCGTTCCTTGTGACCGTGAATGGTATGGCCTCGAACACGGCGCTGTCGATCATATGACGTCCCCATCGAGCACCACTTTATCGCTTCCATAGCGAGTCAACGTCCATGCACTGTTGGACGGACGCTGAATCACTAGCGAGACTCGCGGTGGCCGCTGCTCAACACTCCTGGAGTAACCGCCCTGCGATGCGGCTCTCTGCAAGGCAAGCCTGCCCGCCTCCGCGATCTGCTGCGGCATCGTCCAGAGCATCAATCCAGTCTTCCTCCGATATTGGAGCCAACAGAAAGACTCCGTGCTCACCGTAAGCGGCGCGGAACCACCAAACACCACATGCAACCTGGGAAGCCCTGCCTCATTGTCGTCGCGAATCTCCGGTGCGAGCCGACTATTCGCCCAGTCACCTCCAAGTTCCGCGGCGAGGGTGAGTCGAATCCCTTTCGCGCCTTCCTGAAGAATTGCTTGTAGCTCCATGGCCAGACTGTCCCGTTCCGCGTCTGACAACGGTTCACCAAGACCCACGGCATGACGAAAGTCACCAAGTTCCGCCGAGAACCAGTGACGTCCGAGCGCGAATGCGCCGTATCGAATCGAAAACGCCGAGCGCCACCTGTGAACTAGCGTCGACATTGCCAAATCTGCGCGCTGCGCAGCCAGGTACTGCTCAATCTTCTCCCATGCGGCCAGAAGCCTGCGTTCCAAATCTCCAACCAACGCTGGTGCCCAGCTTGGGTCGTCCAGACCGGCGAAGATTACTTCCCAACCATCAAGGTCATTGTGAATCGGCCCCTTGAACGGGTCGAGTCGTCGCAGCCACCCGTTAGGCCCAATTAGGCGTGGAACACCGACATCTACCGACGGCATCAGGTTGGACTGAGGAAGTCGAGCACTCGCGCCAGCAAGAGTCAGCAGCGCGCCAAGTCTGTCAATGTCAGAGGCCGTTGCCTCGGAGGAAGCAATACCCAGCGGTTCAACCGCGGCGAACAGCATCATCGGTAGCCGGCGGGACGCGAGTGAGAAGATTTCGTCTCGTGCGTTCCGCTCATGGACCCACTCGCAAGGCCCGCTCGTGCCGTAGTCGAGCGGAACTCCAGCGAGTATCACTGAAAGCAGCGCCTGAGCCTCCCTGAACACCACTGGCTGCATGCTTAGAAGCTCGGCGTCCCCGACCAGCGTTAGGAACCGATCCATCCCAGCCGTTGTGGAAAGCAGTTCGCGGTTGCCGAAGAATGGGCAAACCCTTGCAGACGGACAGGTGCTACACACAGACCAGTTGTCGGGTGAGGTAGCTGCGTTGGTTAAACTACGGAATTCCCTGTCCGATGAACGGATTAGGGAATGGGAATCGAGGGCATCCCAAGATAGGAGTACAGAGCGCTCGAGCAGCAGGACATCTCTTGGATCGCCCGAGTTTCGAGCTGCCGCTAGATCGACGAGC of Gemmatimonadota bacterium contains these proteins:
- a CDS encoding XRE family transcriptional regulator; this translates as MSPEARARVAARSRQLDAGVTLGELRELLELTQSAIADRTGATSSSISKLEKRTDTRVATLRRYVEALGGELELVARFPEGSVVIRQFGGHVG
- a CDS encoding very short patch repair endonuclease, whose protein sequence is MLAGPVAVTPGRARTMASIRGKGNASTELRLAAALRLFRMSGWRRHLPLPGRPDFAWPGSKVAVFVDGCFWHGCPNCYQAPRHNPEFWKAKVEGNRRRDRRVARQLRACGWKVLRIWECRLGNAGTLSRLRRALGRS
- a CDS encoding nucleotidyltransferase domain-containing protein; this encodes MSKRPIDLALRDLVAVGVVRRRDIGNQSLYQLNPHNALARHAVFKLFKGERTTIDEFFDTLRDLVEVDAESPPLWAGLFGSTAQATDQPDSDVDLAVVVGTETLVDPMLTRLSERSRKMFDRRFGRVLSPVVISQPQLRRLAAASSPLIEALRSARQVAGTESDFDRLLDDPR